The following proteins are co-located in the Papaver somniferum cultivar HN1 unplaced genomic scaffold, ASM357369v1 unplaced-scaffold_128, whole genome shotgun sequence genome:
- the LOC113331839 gene encoding protein LNK1-like isoform X1, with protein sequence MLENNFWSGSPEGLSLDSGDTNLIQEIANFACTDAKLSNNCFLDNNIMSSSGNALYGNVMFDEKLAARDSSFSRFQLGDLTPTNNKFCAGEEEQKDSTNLLYYGWPDIGNLEDVEKMFSCDSTYGQGNSSYDNEVSWISSPVDSSDDALRSSFNSSISEWKSTPKQSEGNTEYLCSSVTPSSTNYGKQNVFDTCWTNSQNLGADDSSSACPSFCNMVDIDVEDRRLSISNEQVSAFALGHAPMEMSPNFPPEIPPSMILEENIAKHNQYEHMQVSYTTAYQHEDSVIQQAQSQTSLTDQVPVGEKLHQSLNAVELLSIEVPAVSDTLTVPGTTFLDDVPVEASGLRQLLCIMKQLDSRTKLCIRDSLYRLARSADQRHNLGLSKSSGRDIINEKGVFTTEEANVSSELKDLEAVTNPIDRSVAHLLFQVPAKPSTGVCDGSLSLESSSVVHGSITSQHLIPNELLYEEEHSGGVEEISEY encoded by the exons ATGTTGGAAAACAATTTTTGGTCTGGTTCTCCTGAAGGTTTATCTCTTGATTCAGGAGATACCAATTTAATTCAAGAAATTGCAAACTTCGCTTGCACTGATGCTAAGTTATCCAATAACTGCTTTCTAGATAACAACATTATGTCTTCAAGTGGTAATGCATTATACGGAAATGTTATGTTTGATGAAAAACTGGCTGCCAGAGATAGCAGCTTTTCTCGATTTCAGCTTGGTGATCTCACTCCAACAAACAACAAATTTTGTGCGGGTGAAGAAGAGCAGAaggattccaccaatcttttGTATTATGGATGGCCTGACATTGGCAATCTTGAAGATGTTGAAAAGATGTTTAG CTGTGATTCCACTTACGGGCAAGGGAATTCTAGTTATGACAATGAAGTTTCATGGATCTCGTCTCCTGTCGACAGCTCTGATGATGCTCTAAGATCTAGTTTCAACTCGTCAATTTCCGAGTGGAAAAGTACACCAAAACAAAGTGAAGGAAATACAGAATATCTGTGCAGCAGCGTTACTCCTTCAAGCACCAATTATGGCAAGCAAAATGTCTTTGATACTTGTTGGACGAATTCCCAGAATCTAGGTGCTGACGATTCTTCCTCTGCGTGTCCATCTTTTTGTAATATGGTGGATATAGATGTTGAAGATAGGAGGTTATCTATATCAAATGAGCAG GTTTCTGCTTTTGCCTTGGGTCATGCTCCCATGGAGATGTCTCCAAACTTCCCACCAGAGATTCCACCATCTATGATCCTGGAGGAGAATATAGCAAAGCATAACCAGTACGAACATATGCAAGTATCATATACGACTGCGTATCAGCATGAAGATTCCGTGATTCAGCAAGCACAGAGTCAGACATCACTTACTGACCAGGTTCCAGTTGGGGAAAAATTGCATCAAAGTCTTAATGCAGTTGAACTACTAAGCATTGAGGTGCCAGCAGTATCAGATACATTGACCGTACCGGGAACTACATTCTTGGATGATGTACCAGTAGAAGCATCTGGTCTTCGGCAGCTTCTATGTATCATGAAGCAG TTGGATAGTAGAACAAAGCTATGTATAAGAGATAGTTTGTACCGCTTGGCTAGAAGTGCTGATCAAAGACACAATCTTGGATTATCAAAAAGTAGCGGCAGAGATATCATAAATGAAAAAGGAGTTTTCACAACTGAAgaagcaaatgt GTCTTCGGAATTGAAGGACTTGGAAGCTGTTACAAATCCAATCGATCGCTCTGTGGCACATTTACTTTTCCAAGTCCCAGCCAAACCGTCTACGGGGGTTTGTGATGGTTCCTTATCTCTAGAGTCCTCTAGCGTG GTTCATGGGTCTATCACTAGCCAGCATTTGATTCCTAACGAACTGCTTTACGAGGAAGAACATTCTGGTGGGGTGGAGGAAATTTCTGAATACTGA
- the LOC113331839 gene encoding uncharacterized protein LOC113331839 isoform X2, with the protein MLENNFWSGSPEGLSLDSGDTNLIQEIANFACTDAKLSNNCFLDNNIMSSSGNALYGNVMFDEKLAARDSSFSRFQLGDLTPTNNKFCAGEEEQKDSTNLLYYGWPDIGNLEDVEKMFSCDSTYGQGNSSYDNEVSWISSPVDSSDDALRSSFNSSISEWKSTPKQSEGNTEYLCSSVTPSSTNYGKQNVFDTCWTNSQNLGADDSSSACPSFCNMVDIDVEDRRLSISNEQVSAFALGHAPMEMSPNFPPEIPPSMILEENIAKHNQYEHMQVSYTTAYQHEDSVIQQAQSQTSLTDQVPVGEKLHQSLNAVELLSIEVPAVSDTLTVPGTTFLDDVPVEASGLRQLLCIMKQVFGIEGLGSCYKSNRSLCGTFTFPSPSQTVYGGL; encoded by the exons ATGTTGGAAAACAATTTTTGGTCTGGTTCTCCTGAAGGTTTATCTCTTGATTCAGGAGATACCAATTTAATTCAAGAAATTGCAAACTTCGCTTGCACTGATGCTAAGTTATCCAATAACTGCTTTCTAGATAACAACATTATGTCTTCAAGTGGTAATGCATTATACGGAAATGTTATGTTTGATGAAAAACTGGCTGCCAGAGATAGCAGCTTTTCTCGATTTCAGCTTGGTGATCTCACTCCAACAAACAACAAATTTTGTGCGGGTGAAGAAGAGCAGAaggattccaccaatcttttGTATTATGGATGGCCTGACATTGGCAATCTTGAAGATGTTGAAAAGATGTTTAG CTGTGATTCCACTTACGGGCAAGGGAATTCTAGTTATGACAATGAAGTTTCATGGATCTCGTCTCCTGTCGACAGCTCTGATGATGCTCTAAGATCTAGTTTCAACTCGTCAATTTCCGAGTGGAAAAGTACACCAAAACAAAGTGAAGGAAATACAGAATATCTGTGCAGCAGCGTTACTCCTTCAAGCACCAATTATGGCAAGCAAAATGTCTTTGATACTTGTTGGACGAATTCCCAGAATCTAGGTGCTGACGATTCTTCCTCTGCGTGTCCATCTTTTTGTAATATGGTGGATATAGATGTTGAAGATAGGAGGTTATCTATATCAAATGAGCAG GTTTCTGCTTTTGCCTTGGGTCATGCTCCCATGGAGATGTCTCCAAACTTCCCACCAGAGATTCCACCATCTATGATCCTGGAGGAGAATATAGCAAAGCATAACCAGTACGAACATATGCAAGTATCATATACGACTGCGTATCAGCATGAAGATTCCGTGATTCAGCAAGCACAGAGTCAGACATCACTTACTGACCAGGTTCCAGTTGGGGAAAAATTGCATCAAAGTCTTAATGCAGTTGAACTACTAAGCATTGAGGTGCCAGCAGTATCAGATACATTGACCGTACCGGGAACTACATTCTTGGATGATGTACCAGTAGAAGCATCTGGTCTTCGGCAGCTTCTATGTATCATGAAGCAG GTCTTCGGAATTGAAGGACTTGGAAGCTGTTACAAATCCAATCGATCGCTCTGTGGCACATTTACTTTTCCAAGTCCCAGCCAAACCGTCTACGGGGGTTTGTGA